One window of the Opisthocomus hoazin isolate bOpiHoa1 chromosome 12, bOpiHoa1.hap1, whole genome shotgun sequence genome contains the following:
- the SALL1 gene encoding sal-like protein 1 isoform X2, producing MSRRKQAKPQHFQSDPDLALLSQRNGDTEKGQANRTTKNKDAHVCGRCCAEFFELSDLLQHKKNCTKNQLVLIVNENPASPSETFPPSSPSDNPDEQMNDTVNNTDQVDYSDLSEHNKLDKEESMDVEASSINNSSSSSKSVNNSITSSNSSTMGTSAVTTSLPHIGDLTTLGNFSVINSNVIIENLQSTKVAVAQFSQEARCNGASNSKLAVPALMEQLLALQQQQIHQLQLIEQIRHQILLLASQNTDMPTSSSPSQGTLRTSANPLSTLSSHLSQQLAAAAGLAQSLASQSASISGVKQLPPIQLPQSNPGNTLIPSSSGPSSNINILAAAVTTPSSEKVASSIGGSQLNNPPVSASSSPAFAISSLLSPASNPLLPQPTPSNSVFSSPLSNIGTPAEDLNSLTALAQQRKSKPPNVTAFEAKSNSDEAFFKHKCRFCAKVFGSDSALQIHLRSHTGERPFKCNICGNRFSTKGNLKVHFQRHKEKYPHIQMNPYPVPEHLDNIPTSTGIPYGMSIPPEKPVTSWLDSKPVLSTLTTSVGLPLPPTIPSLTPFIKTEEPQPIPISNPSASPPCSVKSDSGTADPTSKISNGLSDEVEAGALPTSNGKMEENSQNASTITNMSSSMSSPAADSGSSCVPTFTNPLMPLMSEQFKAKFPFGGLLDSTPASETSKLQQLVENIDKKATDPNECIICHRVLSCQSALKMHYRTHTGERPFKCKICGRAFTTKGNLKTHYSVHRAMPPLKVQHSCPICQKKFTNAVVLQQHIRMHMGGQIPNTPVTENYPESMESDTGSFDDKNFDDLDNFSDENMEDCPDSSVPDTPKSADASQDSLSSSPLPLEMSSIAALENQMKMINAGLAEQLQASLKSVENGSVEGDVLTNDSSSVGGDMESQSAGSPAVSESTSSMQALSPSNSTNDYHKSPSIEEKPVRALPSEFANGLSPTPANSGALDLTSSNTDKMIKEESLSMLFPFRDRGKFKNTACDICGKTFACQSALDIHYRSHTKERPFICTVCNRGFSTKGNLKQHMLTHQMRDLPSQLFEPNSSVGPNQNSSVMPANSLSSLIKTEVNGFVHSSPQDSKEAPSGLVASGPLSSSATSPVLLPALPRRTPKQHYCNTCGKTFSSSSALQIHERTHTGEKPFACTICGRAFTTKGNLKVHMGTHMWNSTPARRGRRLSVDGPMTFLGGNPVKFPEMFQKDLAARSGNGDPSSFWNQYAAALSNGLAMKTNEISVIQNGGIPPAPGGLGSGGSSPISGLTGSLEKLQNSEPNAPLAGLEKMASNENGTNFRFTRFVEDNKEIVTN from the exons GAGACACAGAAAAGGGTCAAGCAAATCGAACCACTAAGAACAAGGACGCCCATGTCTGTGGCAGATGCTGTGCTGAGTTCTTTGAATTATCAGATCTCCTGCAACACAAGAAGAATTGTACTAAAAATCAATTAGTTTTAATTGTGAATGAAAATCCAGCTTCTCCTTCTGAAACCTTCCCTCCTAGTTCCCCTTCTGATAATCCTGATGAACAGATGAATGACACAGTTAATAACACAGATCAAGTAGACTACAGTGACCTTTCAGAGCATAACAAACTTGACAAGGAAGAATCCATGGATGTGGAGGCTTCCAGCATTAACAATAGCAGTAGCAGTTCCAAGAGTGTCAACAATAGTATTACAAGCAGTAACAGCTCCACAATGGGTACCTCAGCTGTAACAACCTCTCTACCTCACATAGGGGATCTGACAACATTAGGCAACTTTTCCGTGATAAATAGTAATGTAATAATTGAAAACCTTCAGAGTACGAAAGTGGCAGTAGCACAGTTCTCCCAGGAAGCGAGATGTAACGGTGCATCGAACAGTAAGCTTGCTGTACCTGCCCTCATGGAGCAACTGTTGGCgttacagcagcagcagatccacCAGTTGCAACTGATTGAACAAATTCGTCACCAAATATTATTGTTGGCTTCCCAAAATACAGACATGCCAACATCTTCTAGCCCTTCTCAAGGTACTTTACGAACATCTGCCAACCCCTTGTCCACATTAAGTTCCCATTTATcccagcagctggctgcagcagctggattAGCACAAAGCCTTGCTAGTCAATCTGCCAGCATCAGTGGTGTGAAACAGCTACCCCCTATACAGCTACCTCAGAGCAACCCTGGCAACACTCTAATTCCATCCAGTAGTGGCCCTTCTTCAAATATTAACATTTTGGCAGCAGCAGTTACAACACCATCCTCAGAAAAAGTGGCTTCAAGTATTGGTGGCTCACAGCTCAACAACCCACCAGTATCAGCATCATCTTCACCAGCTTTTGCAATAAGCAGTTTATTAAGTCCTGCATCTAATCCACTTCTACCTCAACCCACCCCAAGTAACTCTGTTTTCTCCAGTCCCTTGTCCAATATTGGAACACCTGCAGAGGATTTAAACTCCTTGACTGCCTTGgcacagcaaagaaaaagcaagccaCCAAATGTAACTGCTTTTGAAGCAAAAAGTAATTCAGATGAAGCATTCTTTAAGCATAAATGCAGGTTCTGTGCTAAAGTGTTTGGGAGTGACAGTGCCTTGCAGATTCATTTACGTTCTCACACTGGCGAGAGGCCGTTTAAATGCAACATATGTGGAAACAGGTTCTCCACAAAGGGAAACTTAAAAGTCCACTTTCAGCGTCATAAAGAAAAATACCCTCATATTCAAATGAATCCGTACCCAGTGCCGGAGCATTTGGACAATATTCCCACAAGCACAGGTATTCCTTATGGGATGTCTATACCACCAGAGAAACCTGTCACAAGCTGGCTGGACAGCAAGCCAGTCCTCTCCACCCTGACGACTTCTGTTGGCCTCCCACTCCCACCAACGATTCCAAGCTTGACCCCATTCATCAAAACGGAGGAGCCTCAGCCGATTCCCATTAGCAATCCTTCCGCTAGCCCTCCCTGCTCTGTCAAGAGTGACTCGGGAACAGCCGATCCCACATCAAAAATTTCCAATGGACTTTCTGATGAGGTAGAGGCCGGTGCTTTGCCTACTTCAAATggcaaaatggaagaaaactcTCAAAACGCAAGCACCATCACTAACATGAGCAGTTCCATGAGCTCACCAGCAGCAGACTCGGGCTCCAGCTGTGTCCCCACTTTTACAAACCCACTGATGCCTCTAATGTCAGAGCAATTTAAGGCAAAGTTTCCGTTTGGAGGACTATTGGATTCAACGCCAGCATCTGAAACATCAAAATTGCAGCAACTGGTAGAAAACATTGACAAAAAGGCAACTGATCCTAACGAGTGCATCATTTGCCACCGAGTTCTCAGTTGCCAGAGTGCGCTGAAAATGCATTATCGCACACATACTGGTGAGAGgccatttaaatgtaaaatttgtgGTCGCGCTTTCACTACTAAAGGCAACTTAAAGACTCATTACAGTGTCCACCGTGCCATGCCCCCGCTGAAAGTACAACATTCATGCCCGATCTGCCAGAAGAAATTCACCAACGCCGTTGTGCTGCAGCAGCATATCCGAATGCACATGGGCGGGCAGATCCCCAACACCCCAGTGACAGAAAACTACCCTGAGTCAATGGAATCAGATACGGGATCTTTTGATGATAAGAATTTTGATGATCTAGACAACTTCTCAGATGAGAACATGGAAGACTGTCCTGACAGCAGCGTGCCAGATACACCTAAATCTGCGGATGCATCACAAGACAGCTTgtcttcttcccctctgcccctAGAAATGTCAAGTATTGCTGCTTTGGAAAATCAGATGAAGATGATCAATGCAGGACTTGCTGAACAACTTCAGGCAAGCTTAAAGTCAGTTGAAAATGGGTCAGTGGAAGGGGATGTTTTGACTAACGATTCGTCATCTGTTGGTGGTGATATGGAAAGCCAGAGTGCTGGAAGCCCTGCTGTCTCGGAGTCTACCTCTTCCATGCAGGCCTTGTCCCCATCCAACAGCACTAATGATTACCACAAGTCACCAAGTATCGAAGAGAAACCAGTCAGAGCTTTACCAAGTGAGTTTGCCAACGGTTTGTCTCCAACCCCTGCTAATAGTGGTGCTTTGGACTTGACGTCTAGTAACACTGATAAAATGATTAAAGAAGAGTCTCTGAGTATGCTCTTTCCTTTCAGAGATAGAGGTAAATTTAAAAACACCGCATGTGACATTTGTGGCAAAACATTCGCTTGTCAGAGTGCCTTGGACATTCATTACAGAAGTCATACCAAAGAGAGACCATTTATTTGCACAGTTTGCAATCGTGGCTTTTCCACAAAGGGTAATTTGAAGCAGCATATGTTGACACATCAAATGCGAGATCTACCATCACAACTTTTTGAGCCCAATTCCAGTGTCGGCCCTAATCAGAACTCTTCAGTTATGCCTGCTAATTCACTCTCATCGCTCATAAAGACCGAGGTTAATGGCTTTGTGCACAGCTCTCCTCAGGACAGCAAAGAAGCACCCTCTGGTCTAGTTGCTTCGGGGCCACTGTCCTCCTCTGCTACGTCTCCAGTCCTGCTCCCTGCTCTTCCCAGAAGAACCCCCAAACAGCACTACTGCAACACGTGtgggaaaacattttcttcctccAGTGCTCTGCAGATCCACGAAAGGACACACACTGGTGAGAAACCTTTTGCCTGCACTATATGTGGAAGAGCATTCACAACAAAAGGCAATCTGAAG gttCACATGGGCACTCACATGTGGAACAGTACTCCTGCAAGACGAGGCAGACGACTTTCCGTAGATGGCCCCATGACATTTCTAGGAGGCAATCCTGTAAAGTTCCCAGAAATGTTTCAGAAGGATTTGGCTGCGCGGTCGGGCAATGGAGACCCCTCCAGCTTCTGGAACCAGTACGCAGCAGCACTCTCCAACGGCTTGGCCATGAAGACCAACGAGATCTCCGTCATCCAGAATGGCGGCATCCCTCCGGCGCCGGGGGGCCTGGGCAGTGGTGGCAGCTCTCCCATCAGTGGCTTGACGGGAAGCCTGGAGAAGCTCCAGAATTCAGAACCCAACGCACCTCTAGCTGGTCTGGAGAAAATGGCAAGCAATGAAAACGGGACAAACTTCCGTTTTACGCGCTTCGTGGAAGACAACAAAGAAATTGTAACAAATTAG
- the SALL1 gene encoding sal-like protein 1 isoform X1 produces MNDTVNNTDQVDYSDLSEHNKLDKEESMDVEASSINNSSSSSKSVNNSITSSNSSTMGTSAVTTSLPHIGDLTTLGNFSVINSNVIIENLQSTKVAVAQFSQEARCNGASNSKLAVPALMEQLLALQQQQIHQLQLIEQIRHQILLLASQNTDMPTSSSPSQGTLRTSANPLSTLSSHLSQQLAAAAGLAQSLASQSASISGVKQLPPIQLPQSNPGNTLIPSSSGPSSNINILAAAVTTPSSEKVASSIGGSQLNNPPVSASSSPAFAISSLLSPASNPLLPQPTPSNSVFSSPLSNIGTPAEDLNSLTALAQQRKSKPPNVTAFEAKSNSDEAFFKHKCRFCAKVFGSDSALQIHLRSHTGERPFKCNICGNRFSTKGNLKVHFQRHKEKYPHIQMNPYPVPEHLDNIPTSTGIPYGMSIPPEKPVTSWLDSKPVLSTLTTSVGLPLPPTIPSLTPFIKTEEPQPIPISNPSASPPCSVKSDSGTADPTSKISNGLSDEVEAGALPTSNGKMEENSQNASTITNMSSSMSSPAADSGSSCVPTFTNPLMPLMSEQFKAKFPFGGLLDSTPASETSKLQQLVENIDKKATDPNECIICHRVLSCQSALKMHYRTHTGERPFKCKICGRAFTTKGNLKTHYSVHRAMPPLKVQHSCPICQKKFTNAVVLQQHIRMHMGGQIPNTPVTENYPESMESDTGSFDDKNFDDLDNFSDENMEDCPDSSVPDTPKSADASQDSLSSSPLPLEMSSIAALENQMKMINAGLAEQLQASLKSVENGSVEGDVLTNDSSSVGGDMESQSAGSPAVSESTSSMQALSPSNSTNDYHKSPSIEEKPVRALPSEFANGLSPTPANSGALDLTSSNTDKMIKEESLSMLFPFRDRGKFKNTACDICGKTFACQSALDIHYRSHTKERPFICTVCNRGFSTKGNLKQHMLTHQMRDLPSQLFEPNSSVGPNQNSSVMPANSLSSLIKTEVNGFVHSSPQDSKEAPSGLVASGPLSSSATSPVLLPALPRRTPKQHYCNTCGKTFSSSSALQIHERTHTGEKPFACTICGRAFTTKGNLKVHMGTHMWNSTPARRGRRLSVDGPMTFLGGNPVKFPEMFQKDLAARSGNGDPSSFWNQYAAALSNGLAMKTNEISVIQNGGIPPAPGGLGSGGSSPISGLTGSLEKLQNSEPNAPLAGLEKMASNENGTNFRFTRFVEDNKEIVTN; encoded by the exons ATGAATGACACAGTTAATAACACAGATCAAGTAGACTACAGTGACCTTTCAGAGCATAACAAACTTGACAAGGAAGAATCCATGGATGTGGAGGCTTCCAGCATTAACAATAGCAGTAGCAGTTCCAAGAGTGTCAACAATAGTATTACAAGCAGTAACAGCTCCACAATGGGTACCTCAGCTGTAACAACCTCTCTACCTCACATAGGGGATCTGACAACATTAGGCAACTTTTCCGTGATAAATAGTAATGTAATAATTGAAAACCTTCAGAGTACGAAAGTGGCAGTAGCACAGTTCTCCCAGGAAGCGAGATGTAACGGTGCATCGAACAGTAAGCTTGCTGTACCTGCCCTCATGGAGCAACTGTTGGCgttacagcagcagcagatccacCAGTTGCAACTGATTGAACAAATTCGTCACCAAATATTATTGTTGGCTTCCCAAAATACAGACATGCCAACATCTTCTAGCCCTTCTCAAGGTACTTTACGAACATCTGCCAACCCCTTGTCCACATTAAGTTCCCATTTATcccagcagctggctgcagcagctggattAGCACAAAGCCTTGCTAGTCAATCTGCCAGCATCAGTGGTGTGAAACAGCTACCCCCTATACAGCTACCTCAGAGCAACCCTGGCAACACTCTAATTCCATCCAGTAGTGGCCCTTCTTCAAATATTAACATTTTGGCAGCAGCAGTTACAACACCATCCTCAGAAAAAGTGGCTTCAAGTATTGGTGGCTCACAGCTCAACAACCCACCAGTATCAGCATCATCTTCACCAGCTTTTGCAATAAGCAGTTTATTAAGTCCTGCATCTAATCCACTTCTACCTCAACCCACCCCAAGTAACTCTGTTTTCTCCAGTCCCTTGTCCAATATTGGAACACCTGCAGAGGATTTAAACTCCTTGACTGCCTTGgcacagcaaagaaaaagcaagccaCCAAATGTAACTGCTTTTGAAGCAAAAAGTAATTCAGATGAAGCATTCTTTAAGCATAAATGCAGGTTCTGTGCTAAAGTGTTTGGGAGTGACAGTGCCTTGCAGATTCATTTACGTTCTCACACTGGCGAGAGGCCGTTTAAATGCAACATATGTGGAAACAGGTTCTCCACAAAGGGAAACTTAAAAGTCCACTTTCAGCGTCATAAAGAAAAATACCCTCATATTCAAATGAATCCGTACCCAGTGCCGGAGCATTTGGACAATATTCCCACAAGCACAGGTATTCCTTATGGGATGTCTATACCACCAGAGAAACCTGTCACAAGCTGGCTGGACAGCAAGCCAGTCCTCTCCACCCTGACGACTTCTGTTGGCCTCCCACTCCCACCAACGATTCCAAGCTTGACCCCATTCATCAAAACGGAGGAGCCTCAGCCGATTCCCATTAGCAATCCTTCCGCTAGCCCTCCCTGCTCTGTCAAGAGTGACTCGGGAACAGCCGATCCCACATCAAAAATTTCCAATGGACTTTCTGATGAGGTAGAGGCCGGTGCTTTGCCTACTTCAAATggcaaaatggaagaaaactcTCAAAACGCAAGCACCATCACTAACATGAGCAGTTCCATGAGCTCACCAGCAGCAGACTCGGGCTCCAGCTGTGTCCCCACTTTTACAAACCCACTGATGCCTCTAATGTCAGAGCAATTTAAGGCAAAGTTTCCGTTTGGAGGACTATTGGATTCAACGCCAGCATCTGAAACATCAAAATTGCAGCAACTGGTAGAAAACATTGACAAAAAGGCAACTGATCCTAACGAGTGCATCATTTGCCACCGAGTTCTCAGTTGCCAGAGTGCGCTGAAAATGCATTATCGCACACATACTGGTGAGAGgccatttaaatgtaaaatttgtgGTCGCGCTTTCACTACTAAAGGCAACTTAAAGACTCATTACAGTGTCCACCGTGCCATGCCCCCGCTGAAAGTACAACATTCATGCCCGATCTGCCAGAAGAAATTCACCAACGCCGTTGTGCTGCAGCAGCATATCCGAATGCACATGGGCGGGCAGATCCCCAACACCCCAGTGACAGAAAACTACCCTGAGTCAATGGAATCAGATACGGGATCTTTTGATGATAAGAATTTTGATGATCTAGACAACTTCTCAGATGAGAACATGGAAGACTGTCCTGACAGCAGCGTGCCAGATACACCTAAATCTGCGGATGCATCACAAGACAGCTTgtcttcttcccctctgcccctAGAAATGTCAAGTATTGCTGCTTTGGAAAATCAGATGAAGATGATCAATGCAGGACTTGCTGAACAACTTCAGGCAAGCTTAAAGTCAGTTGAAAATGGGTCAGTGGAAGGGGATGTTTTGACTAACGATTCGTCATCTGTTGGTGGTGATATGGAAAGCCAGAGTGCTGGAAGCCCTGCTGTCTCGGAGTCTACCTCTTCCATGCAGGCCTTGTCCCCATCCAACAGCACTAATGATTACCACAAGTCACCAAGTATCGAAGAGAAACCAGTCAGAGCTTTACCAAGTGAGTTTGCCAACGGTTTGTCTCCAACCCCTGCTAATAGTGGTGCTTTGGACTTGACGTCTAGTAACACTGATAAAATGATTAAAGAAGAGTCTCTGAGTATGCTCTTTCCTTTCAGAGATAGAGGTAAATTTAAAAACACCGCATGTGACATTTGTGGCAAAACATTCGCTTGTCAGAGTGCCTTGGACATTCATTACAGAAGTCATACCAAAGAGAGACCATTTATTTGCACAGTTTGCAATCGTGGCTTTTCCACAAAGGGTAATTTGAAGCAGCATATGTTGACACATCAAATGCGAGATCTACCATCACAACTTTTTGAGCCCAATTCCAGTGTCGGCCCTAATCAGAACTCTTCAGTTATGCCTGCTAATTCACTCTCATCGCTCATAAAGACCGAGGTTAATGGCTTTGTGCACAGCTCTCCTCAGGACAGCAAAGAAGCACCCTCTGGTCTAGTTGCTTCGGGGCCACTGTCCTCCTCTGCTACGTCTCCAGTCCTGCTCCCTGCTCTTCCCAGAAGAACCCCCAAACAGCACTACTGCAACACGTGtgggaaaacattttcttcctccAGTGCTCTGCAGATCCACGAAAGGACACACACTGGTGAGAAACCTTTTGCCTGCACTATATGTGGAAGAGCATTCACAACAAAAGGCAATCTGAAG gttCACATGGGCACTCACATGTGGAACAGTACTCCTGCAAGACGAGGCAGACGACTTTCCGTAGATGGCCCCATGACATTTCTAGGAGGCAATCCTGTAAAGTTCCCAGAAATGTTTCAGAAGGATTTGGCTGCGCGGTCGGGCAATGGAGACCCCTCCAGCTTCTGGAACCAGTACGCAGCAGCACTCTCCAACGGCTTGGCCATGAAGACCAACGAGATCTCCGTCATCCAGAATGGCGGCATCCCTCCGGCGCCGGGGGGCCTGGGCAGTGGTGGCAGCTCTCCCATCAGTGGCTTGACGGGAAGCCTGGAGAAGCTCCAGAATTCAGAACCCAACGCACCTCTAGCTGGTCTGGAGAAAATGGCAAGCAATGAAAACGGGACAAACTTCCGTTTTACGCGCTTCGTGGAAGACAACAAAGAAATTGTAACAAATTAG